The sequence GTCAGGTCCTCGGCAGCACCCGCTCCACGATGGCGAGCAGCGCCTCGCACAACAGGTGGTGCGCCTGGTCGCGCGTCAGCCGGCCGCCGCGGGACCACTCGCGGATGGACTCGCGCACCAGGCCGCCGTAGGCGCGCATGACGGCACGCGCGGTCTCGTCCTCGGCGTCGACCCCGACCATCTCCAGGACGCGGCGGGCCGCGAGGTCGGCCGCCTCGTCCAGGATCGCGGTGACCTCGGGGTCCTCCCCGAGCCCGACCGCTCCGCTCACCGTGAGGTACGTCGTCCGGTGGGGCTCGATGGAGTCCAGGAACCATGCCACGCTCTGGTCGACGCGCTCGGCCAGCGGGCCCTCGGCGACCACCAGATCCTCCAACGGCGTCAGCAGCGCCGACCGGCGTACGACCTCGAGGTAGAGGGATCGCTTGTCGCCGAAGTAATGGTTGAGCAGGCCGCGGGCGACGCCCGCCCGTCGGGCGATCTCGGTCGTGGACACGTCGGCGTAGGCGCGGTTGGCGAAGAGCGCCTCGGCGCAGTCGACGATCTGCTCGCGCCGTTCGTCCGGCGGCAGCCGCCTGCCCCGCACCACTCGTTGCGCCGTCATCGCTCCACCCTCTCTGGAATCCCTGCCGACTCCATCCTATTATTGGCACTCCGCCAACAAGCGCCACCCCGAAGGATGTCTCACCATGGACTTCGACCTCCCCGAGACCGCCGTCGCCGTGCGCGACGGCGTCGCCGCCGTCGCCGCCAAGTACGACCACGAGTACTGGTCGCGCTGCGAGGAGGAGCACCGCTTCCCCACCGAGGCGTGGCAGGACCTCGCCGACGGCGGCTGGATCGGCCTGTGCATCCCCGAGGAGTACGGCGGCGGTGGCGCCGGCATGCTCGAGCTCGCCGTCGCGTGCGAGACGCTCGCCGCCTCCGGCGGCACGGCGGGGATCTTCCTCTACATCCTCACCCCCGGGTTCGGTGCGATGACACTGGCCCGTCACGGCACCGAGGAACAGAAGCAGCAGATCCTCCCCGGCGTGGCGACGGGAGAGACGCAGTTCTGCATGGCGCTCACCGAGCCCGACGCCGGTTCGAACGCGATCGAGATCACGACCTCCGGACGCGTCGACGGCGACGAGCTGGTCATCAAGGGCCAGAAGGTCTGGATCTCGGGCGTGGAGAACGCTCGCTGGATGCTGGTGGTCGCCCGCACCACGCCCGCCGACGAGGCGCAGGACAAGCTGGGGTCGCGGACGGGCGGCTTCACCCTCGCCCTGGTCGACGTACCGGAGGCGCTCGCCGCCGGCACGCTGGAGTACGCCCCGATCCCCAAGCTCGGCGGCAACGTCGTGACCTCCAGCCAGGTGTACTTCGACGACGTCCGGGTGCCACTCAGCAACGTCATCGGCGCTGTCGACGAGGGGTTCCCGGTGCTGTGGGACGTGCTCAACCCCGAGCGGATCCTCGCCGCAGCCGGCGGCGTGGGCGGCGCCGAGGTCGCCCTGCGCCTGGCCGCGGAGTACGCGCGCGAGCGCGAGGTCTTCGGGCGGCCGATCGGCGCCAACCAGGGGGTGCAGTTCCCGCTCGCCCAGCTCAAGGCCAAGACCGAGCTCGCACGGCTCATGACCTACAAGGCGGCATGGCTCTTCGACCAGGGCCGCCCCTGCGGCAACGAGACCAACGTCGCCAAGCTCACCGGAGCCCAGGTGGCGTGGGAAGCGGCGGACCGGGCGTTCCAGACCTTCGGCGGGATGGCCTACTCCAAGGAGTACCCGATCGAGCGACTCTTCCGTGACGCGCGGATCGGCAAGAACATCCCCGTCGCCGAGGAGCTGATCCTGGCCCACATCGGCACGCAGATGCTCAAGCTCCCCCGCAGCTACTGACACACCGGTCCGTGCTCAGAGCAGGTGGGCGAGCAGGATCCGCAGCCCGATGAGCACCAGCACCGTCCCGCCGGCCAGGGTCGCCCACCGACCGAGGTGCTCGCCGACGCGCGCGCCGAGCAGCACCGCGCCGAGGGAGAGCACGAAGGTCACCACGCCGATGAGGACCACGGCGGGCAGGACCGCGACGTCGAGGAAGGCGAAGGTCACCCCGACCGCGGCGGCGTCGATCGAGGTCGCGATCGCCAGCGGCAGCAGGACCAGCACGGTGACGTCGCCGAAGGCGTCCTCCGTCTCGTCACGGATCCCCTCCAGCACCATCTTTCCGCCGATCAGCGCCAGCAGCACGAAGGCCACCCACGGCGTCACCGCCGAGACCGCGTCGGCGAACCAGAACGACAGGCCCCACCCGAGCACCGGCATAAGGCCCTGGAAGCCGCCGAACATGGCCGCCGCCAGCAGGGCGACACGTCGGTCCGGACGCTGCAGCTGCAGGCCGAGCGCCAACGACACCGCCACGGCGTCCATCGCCAGCGCCACCGCGACGGCGAGCAGTTCGGCGTGGCTCATGGCACCTGCTCGTCGTGCGGCCCCGGAGGAAAAAAGGAGTCGGGCCGTGACCTCTGGGGGGGTCGGTCACGGCCCGACGACGACATCATGGCACACGAGAGCAACGACGTCGCAACTATGGACCCTCATCCCCAAAAAAGGTGCTCGACCACTCGCCGGGCCCGCCGTGTCGCCTTCAGGTAGTCGTTGATCATTGCATCAGTTTCGAGGGCGGAGAAGCCCATGATCTGGGCGACGGCGCGGCGCTCGGTGGAGTCCCGCGGCACGTGGTCGGCCGCCTTCCCCCGGGCGAGGGTGACCGCGTTGCGCAGCCTGCTGGCCATGCGCCACGCGGTGAGCAGGGTGCCCGCGTCCTCCTCGGTGAGCAGACCGTGCTCGCGGGCGGCGTCCAGTGCGGCAAGGGTGCGCGGCGTGCGCAGGTCGGCCACCGCTGCGCCGTGGCGCAACTGCAGCAGCTGCACGGTCCACTCGATGTCGGCGAGTCCCCCGCGCCCGAGCTTGAGGTGCATCTTCGGATCCACGCCGCGCGGCATCCGCTCGTTGTCCACCCGCGCCTTGATCCGCCGGATCTCAGTGATGTCCTTCTCGCTCAGACCGCCCTCGGGGTAGCGCAGCGGGTCGATCATCGCGATGAACCGCTGGCGCAGACCGTCATCACCGACCACTGCGTCCGCCCGCAGGAGCGCCTGGGCCTCCCAGACCTCCGACCACTTCGCGTAGTAGCCCGCGTAGGAGTCCAGCGTCCGCACCAGCGGCCCCTGTCGCCCCTCGGGACGCAGGTCGGCGTCGACCTCCAGCGGCGGATCACTGCCCGGGGCGCCCAGGGTGCGCCGCAGCTCGTTCGCCACCGCCTGCGCGAAGGAGGCGGCCTCCTCCGGCTCCGCCCCCTCCTCGGGGTCGTGCACGAACATGACGTCCGCATCGCTGCCGTAGGACAGCTCGAAGCCGCCGTAACGCCCCATGGCGATGATCGCGAAGCGGGTGGGCGCACGATCGATGCCCTTCTCCCGTCGCACCGCCTCCTCGACCACCGTCAGCGTCGCCTCGAGCGTGGCATCGGTGAGCGAGGAGAGACCGCGCTCGACCTCGGCGACCTCGGTCAGCCCCAGCACGTCGCCGGCGGCGATGCGCAGCAGCTCGCGGCGGCGTACGGCGCGGACGGCACGGACCGCCTCACCGGGGTCGTCCTGGCGGCGTCCGGTGGCGAGCATCTCCCCCACCACGTCCTCGCCGCGCTGCGGCTGCAGGTCACCACCGAGGAGGCGTACGCCGGCCGGTTCCCGCTCGAGCAGGTCGGTGCAGTAGCGCGAGGTCGCCAACAGGGTGGCGAGACGCTCGGCGACCTGCCCCTCGTCCCGCAGTGTCTTGAGGTACCACGGGGTCCGGCCGAGGGTCTCGCTGATCCGGCGGAACCCGAAGAGCCCGGCGTCGGGATTGGCCCCCTCGGCGAACCACTGGAGCATCGCCGGCAGGAGGGCGCGCTGGATGGTCGCAGTGCGGGAGACGCCCGCGGTCAACGCGTCGAGGTTGCGCAGGGCGGCCGTGGGGTCGCCGTACCCGAGGGCCTTGAGGCGGTCGGCCGCGGCGTCGGAGGAGAGCCGTACCTCGTCACCGGCGATGCGCGCGACGGCATTGAGCAGCGGCCGGTAGAAGATCTTCTGGTGCAGTCGGGTGACTTCGCGCCGGTGGTGCTCCCACGCCCGCTCGACCTCCTCGGCCGGTTGGGCCGCAAACCCCAGGCTGCGCCCGAGCAGTCGCAGGACCCGCGGGTCCTCGGGCACCAGGTGGGTGCGCCGCATGCGGTGCAGCTGGATGCGGTGCTCCAGGCGCCGCAGGAAGGCGTAGGCCTCGTGGAGCGCCTCCCCGTCCTTGCGGCCGATGTAGCCGTGCTGGGTGAGTTCGTGCAGCGCACTGAGCGTGGTGGGTTGCCGGATCCGCTCGTCGGCGCGTCCGTGCACCAACTGCAGCAACTGGACCGCGAACTCCACGTCGCGCAGCCCACCCTCACCGAGCTTGAGCTCACGCGCGACCGACCGGGCCGGGATGTGGTCGACGACCCGCCGCCGCATGGCGCGGGCGGCGTCGACGAAGCCGTCGCGCTCGGCCACCGACCACACCAGCGGATCGACCATGGCGACGAACCGCGTGCCGAGGTCGCGATCGCCGGCCACGGGCCTGGCCTTGAGCATCGCCTGGAACTCCCACGGCTCGGCCCAGCGCTCGTAGTAGCGCTCGTGGCTGGCGAGCGTCCGGCTCAGCGGACCCGCCTTGCCCTCGGGACGCAGCGCGGCGTCGACCTCCCAGATGCTGCCCTC comes from Nocardioides panacisoli and encodes:
- a CDS encoding manganese efflux pump MntP family protein, which codes for MSHAELLAVAVALAMDAVAVSLALGLQLQRPDRRVALLAAAMFGGFQGLMPVLGWGLSFWFADAVSAVTPWVAFVLLALIGGKMVLEGIRDETEDAFGDVTVLVLLPLAIATSIDAAAVGVTFAFLDVAVLPAVVLIGVVTFVLSLGAVLLGARVGEHLGRWATLAGGTVLVLIGLRILLAHLL
- a CDS encoding TetR/AcrR family transcriptional regulator, with amino-acid sequence MTAQRVVRGRRLPPDERREQIVDCAEALFANRAYADVSTTEIARRAGVARGLLNHYFGDKRSLYLEVVRRSALLTPLEDLVVAEGPLAERVDQSVAWFLDSIEPHRTTYLTVSGAVGLGEDPEVTAILDEAADLAARRVLEMVGVDAEDETARAVMRAYGGLVRESIREWSRGGRLTRDQAHHLLCEALLAIVERVLPRT
- a CDS encoding bifunctional [glutamine synthetase] adenylyltransferase/[glutamine synthetase]-adenylyl-L-tyrosine phosphorylase translates to MTRRSEVLRVGFTDVDAATDALARLGADGEPLLGHFDRTADPDLALAGLVRLADAVEDRADFLGHLAEDPDAATRLLAVLGASTALSDHLVTHPQHWRDLTDPTLATTRVPAFAMRASLLDAVGADPGDEAPVATVPDAEAVDALRVDYRRQLMLLAARDLAHDVRVDDVAAELADLAAGTLEAALALARQHVGEDARTVSLAVIGMGKCGGHELNYLSDVDVVFVHEPVGETDEQDAARIAAKLASHLIRTCSTPTREGSIWEVDAALRPEGKAGPLSRTLASHERYYERWAEPWEFQAMLKARPVAGDRDLGTRFVAMVDPLVWSVAERDGFVDAARAMRRRVVDHIPARSVARELKLGEGGLRDVEFAVQLLQLVHGRADERIRQPTTLSALHELTQHGYIGRKDGEALHEAYAFLRRLEHRIQLHRMRRTHLVPEDPRVLRLLGRSLGFAAQPAEEVERAWEHHRREVTRLHQKIFYRPLLNAVARIAGDEVRLSSDAAADRLKALGYGDPTAALRNLDALTAGVSRTATIQRALLPAMLQWFAEGANPDAGLFGFRRISETLGRTPWYLKTLRDEGQVAERLATLLATSRYCTDLLEREPAGVRLLGGDLQPQRGEDVVGEMLATGRRQDDPGEAVRAVRAVRRRELLRIAAGDVLGLTEVAEVERGLSSLTDATLEATLTVVEEAVRREKGIDRAPTRFAIIAMGRYGGFELSYGSDADVMFVHDPEEGAEPEEAASFAQAVANELRRTLGAPGSDPPLEVDADLRPEGRQGPLVRTLDSYAGYYAKWSEVWEAQALLRADAVVGDDGLRQRFIAMIDPLRYPEGGLSEKDITEIRRIKARVDNERMPRGVDPKMHLKLGRGGLADIEWTVQLLQLRHGAAVADLRTPRTLAALDAAREHGLLTEEDAGTLLTAWRMASRLRNAVTLARGKAADHVPRDSTERRAVAQIMGFSALETDAMINDYLKATRRARRVVEHLFWG
- a CDS encoding acyl-CoA dehydrogenase family protein produces the protein MDFDLPETAVAVRDGVAAVAAKYDHEYWSRCEEEHRFPTEAWQDLADGGWIGLCIPEEYGGGGAGMLELAVACETLAASGGTAGIFLYILTPGFGAMTLARHGTEEQKQQILPGVATGETQFCMALTEPDAGSNAIEITTSGRVDGDELVIKGQKVWISGVENARWMLVVARTTPADEAQDKLGSRTGGFTLALVDVPEALAAGTLEYAPIPKLGGNVVTSSQVYFDDVRVPLSNVIGAVDEGFPVLWDVLNPERILAAAGGVGGAEVALRLAAEYAREREVFGRPIGANQGVQFPLAQLKAKTELARLMTYKAAWLFDQGRPCGNETNVAKLTGAQVAWEAADRAFQTFGGMAYSKEYPIERLFRDARIGKNIPVAEELILAHIGTQMLKLPRSY